The DNA sequence ttaaaatGAACGCCTACTCGAACATAAAgtaattactattttttttccgAATTGACAAAAAACCGTCGCCTCAGGAAAGGGAAGTGATTTAAATATTATTCTTACCCTCTTTGAATGGATGTTATCATTCAGTCAAGTTGACTGTAGAGCTAACAGCTAAACTAATTGAGATGGATCGATCACTGTATCATTTTGTATATTGCCCCTAGCAATCGTTTTGTTTCTAAACTAGATGGACAACAGAAGATCTCAATCACCCTTGCGGTCTCGTCCAACAACTCCAACAAACTCTTGATTCTATTGGACGCGCACATGCTTTTGTCAGTTAAAAGGGTCATGTGATTTGCGATTGAGAGCGCAAGCTCTAAGTTGTTTCCAGGAAACGAAATAACTACTTCTCCTTACGTGACTACAAGTTGACAACTGAAATGCCGAGAACACCctttattcactttttttttttttgggtgaaaaccctTTATTCACTTTAGGTTCTACTTTTTAGAGGACTACAGGCATGCGAGTGTACGACTATACGAGGAGCAGTGAAAGGTGAAGGACTCAAGGACATTCGTTGGATTGACCACTGAGGAGTGAGGACTGAGGAGACGAAGCGTACTTTGCTCATGAGCagttctttagaaaaaaaaaaaaaaaggatacttTGCACTAAAACAGACATCTAGAAGTAGGAAAGCATTCATCCAATCAGCGATCGTGTATATGCCAACTACGCAATTAATAAGGAAAAAGAGGCCAGCAACACCTCACCTCAACTATCCAGTTAACCATCACCAACCGTTGCTGGAGGACGAGTTCGCCGTACTCCGTCACTGAGTAGTAATCCACGGTGTAGTCGTGTAAGAAATTTTGCCTTCTCTCTCTGTTCCTGAAGTTTCTGTAGCTCTCTTCGTATTCCTCATCTTCGAACTTCATCAACTGAACCAAAAATTGAATTGCATAGAATATCAAGAGAAGATCAAAGTATCAAACAGTAAAAACAGAACAAGAATGTAACTAAATGAGTTCTTATGTTAGGACATTCAGAGCCTACAGAACATACTGTAAATTCGTTGGGATTCTCGTCTTCAACTGTAGAAGAGGCTTGCCCATTAGGACGAGAGCTCGACTTTGAGAATTGTTGGGAGAATTGAAGAAACAACGAGAAACAGGGTGACGTAATTGAATTTCCGAATGACCGGTCGGAAAAATCGCTTGGAGACTCAGCGCGAAGCCACGGAGAGTTGTCTGAGAACTCTCCATCGGAAATTGTAGGGAAGAGCTCTGATTCGAGAGTGGAGATTGTCATTTCCTGGCTTGTTGAACTATATGAATCGGCTTCATACGAGAGCTTTTCTAAACAAGCTAGCTCGACATCACAGTCggattccttttgttttttctctgcAGTAGACTCTGAATTGGAGACAGCTAAATTCGTCTCAACTTGATTTCGTGAAACTTCGGAAAATTCATATACCTGACCTTCATTTTCCTCCTTCGTTGTCTTTATGCATGAATCATCAGCAGTCGGATATAGATTTTGGTTTCTTGATTCAATAAGCCATTCAATGCAAGAAATCTCCGAAATAGACTCATTCTGTCCGACTGCAAGAGAATTTCCGGTTCCGTTATCTCTCTCTGTACGCGATTTCTCTGAGAATTCGACAATTTTGCAGAAACTTCGTAGTTTTTCTTGAGGAGTGGAGGTTTGAACACAAGAGCTTTCAGAAAGCGAGATCGCTCCGGAAGCTgcatttccttttccttccacAGCCTTCGAAACTCCATTACCCGATCCGCTTTTTAACTTCAGATTTCTCGCTGGAAACTCATCAGTTTCGCTGAGAAATCGAGTCTCTACTCCACAAAACGATTCTAAGCAAGATGATTCTGATAATTCTACTCTGACTTCTTCAACTCTTTTGTTCTCTGCtgcattttcattttctctctgtCGGTAATAAGACCTCGTTATTCTCCGGCATTCTTCGTCAGGAATCTTCTCCAATTGACGGAAACTTTGATCATCTACTTCAAATACAACTTCAGATCTTCCTGTATCCTCAAACTTTCTCTTTCGGCTAGAAGATcttggtttcttcttcaatttctcattaCCGACTGAGATCCAGCTTGCAGTACACGAAAGTTCGTCGGGAAAGCATGAAGAGGAACTGGAAGCTTCTGCAAAAACAGAGAAGCCTGGCTTATTATCAGAAAACAACAAATTCACAGATCCACCGACGACTGGAGAGATCTGGAGCCGCTTCCGACGAGGAATTTTCGAACGAAGCTTCTTCTTGTACTCGACTGCtccaatttttctcttctttctttgttgAAGAATCGAAGTCTCGGTTCTCTTCATCTCAGCTGCTTTTCATCTAGAGATTCAACATGAAACTTTCCGGTCCTTTCTTTGTCTGCAACGATTGAGAGTTGCAAGATTAGGATTCGCGATCGTTAAAGACGACAAGCGATTTAGCGAAAGAGCGAAGGCGAGCACTTCTTCCACTGTTCCACACTAATAGAGCTTCTCAAGTTTCAAGTTGCAACCGTTTGGGCATTTACTCGCTATTTATAGGTGTTAGTGGTCCCTCGGAATCACTTTATCGGCCACGTCCGTACGTTAACAAGCACACGCCCTTCGCTGCTTCGCGGCATTTTAGCTTGTTACTCCCTCCAGTCAAACTCCTCCAACTTACTGCTCTGAGTTCAGCCGCGCGACACGAAAGAGGATGGAAATGTTGTCCttcaaatccatgaatgtggCATACAAGAAGTTGACAACGCAGATATAGTGATAAAATGTCGTTGGAGGATGGAAATTTTACCCTCATAAGAGTCATGAATATTTTGTGTTgtaaaccttttttttattttttattttatttaataataaaatattttgtgTTGTAATACCAAAGCTAACAACAATCTATTGGTGAGTTCTGTTTGGGTGTACTAAAACCTTACAAAGGCTTTAGGTGTTGTCCTTttgaagacttttttttttgaggtaggcgagggaagtaggtaacagctaatcgaacctcttggtgagcatgggatttttgcacactaCAAATCACCATCTACTGTTGTTTTTTGAAGACCTTTTCATACCATCCGATTAGTTTAATCTGATGAAAATCACTTGACCATTGGCGTTTTATCTTGATTAAATGGGTCAGTTAGGCTTGTACCACATTCTTTGTTTAGTATACAAAAAAAGGTGCTCCATGCATGTCCATAGCGGGGGTTTGCAATGCTCGGTGGGGTACTTGTGTTGATCACTTGATCAACTCCTTTCAAGTGCATCGGTGCTTAATTTGCAccaatttctttgttttccaaTAAGTGTGGTCTTCACCCCTTTTGACTCCTTCATGGGTATGTACTTGGCGTCTTGGTTCCTGTGTGGGGGTCTAGTATGTAATGGCCAATATGgcttaaacttaaaaaaaaaaaaaaaaaaataataataaaataataaaataaaacaaaaaaatcatagCCATATGTCGAAGCCTTCATACGACAAGCAATGTTTCTCAGGAATAATGAGCGATAATGGGTTTATTGACTCGAACGCACTACCAGCCAACTCAATCGGTGATGGGGCAAGGGCTTCCTTATAGCTTCCAATAGGGTATCAACCTCGTTGGCGGCCGGTACCACATCTTGGGCCAATCAAGATTCAGGAAGCCTGAAATAGAATCCTAAGCCTGAAAACCACTGAGCATGTAGTCTTTCGGCACACTAGCCCAAACCTTTGGGGAAAAGCTTGTGTGGCCTTGTACCTGTTGGGACCAATGAGCAATCAAGGGATGCACATGGGCAtcaaagaggggggggggtggctgAGTTTCACAGGGATGTAAGTATCATTTTGATGCCCTTTTGTGGATGTAAGTATCATTTTGTTGCCCTTTTGTGTTTGAGTGTAGGGGACTTGCGACCATGGATCGTTCATTTCCCACTTTTTTTGAGTTTCACAAGGCTGAGAGTCTCCCTCTCTTAATTGGAAGTAAtagagttttatttatttatttttatttttattttattattattattattattattttatgaatgggaaaaaaaatatataaacaaaaagagaaataaatataacaaaCAAAGCCAAATTGACTAAACTAGGGGAAGAGTCCTACCAAGCCCTAACGAGAAGGGCCACAACCctaagaaaggggaaaaaaggggaANNNNNNNNNNNNNNNNNNNNGGGGGAGTTGAGAAGAAACAAGCAATAAAAGGGGAAGGATACAATTCATCGATCAGTGATTACTATTTAACGGCGACAACAGGTCCCCAACTCCCCATACATTACTATCTGGTGTATCTTATCCGTTAAGTAATCATAATATTACGCCTTGTAAAATTGCAATAGTCTATTCTTCCTGGCTTCACATTATGATGAGCTTTAGTTTTGAAAGAATCGGTGACAACCTTGATATTATTCATGAAGGCTGTTTTATGCTCTTGCTTACGCTCAAAATGACCACTTCATATCTCAGGCAATGCCCTATTCGGAGGACTGAAATTTTGTCCTCCCCATGCTACAAAAGAAGCACGGTAAGTTAAACTATTGAATATAGACTTTGTCCAATATCCTATATCCTGACCAATAGTGACATAACCACTGATTCCTTGTTCCAATACCCtgtcaagaaaaaaaacctcAGATATAGCTCCTAGTTTTAGTAGGGTAGTGACGTCTTTTCACAACCCTCAAAATCAAGAGTTGTGTATGGACAAGGGGATTAAAGACGGGCAACACTTTTTCTCACTTAAtttaaatgagggaaaagaacaCTCCTTGGTCATGTGGCCTTCGTGTAGGCACATATGGGAATCAATAAGGGGTGGGTTTTTTGAGTTTCACAGGGGTGTGGGCATCATTTTGCCGCCCTCTGTGTCTAGGTGCAAGGGCTGCACGCAAGCAAGAAGTGTTTTTCCCCatataaatatttggttgtttaaatttattttgatatGAAATAGAAGAAGCTCCAACTTACAGGGAATTAGGAAAAAAGAgtggttaaaaagaaaaaaaacattataGCGACAGTATTTTAtctggccaaaaaaaaaaaaaaaaaaaactttttagtGGTGGTAAAACTTTTTTGCCACAAatgtattaattatttattaggAACACTTCTATTTTGCTAGACACTGGCGACACTTACTAAATCCGATTACAATATACAGTggcgattaaaaaaaaaaaaaaaacctcaaaataGTCTATCTATTTGACATTTTTAGAAGCACAATAAATATAGTCACAGTTTCTACCTTAATTGTAGAAGTACAGATGGAGAATTGAACCTGATACTGTGCGTCTATCCACACAAATTCCATGCCTATCTACACTTAAACCCAGTTCATGGTTTTTTCTTGAGGTTTACCTAGTCTGCCCGTAAATCTTGTTGCTTTCCCTGATGGAGGGTGGTTTATTATTGATTGTTTACTTTCTCTGGCAGTTCTTGCAAGGggaagttccatttttttttggtaatgaggGGTCCTTTTGTTTCGTGGGCTTTGTCGAATATATAGATAATTCAccgaaaaaagaaagcaaaaatagGAGGAAAGGccttaaaaaattatttgttcttATTACTATGCTCTCCGGTACATTAGTCTGATTAGTAGAATGGAAACGGATAATGGGCCGAAATGGGCTTCAGTGCCATCTCCGCTGAAAATTTTGTGGTAACAAATGACAGGTGGATGAGACCATCTACCGCTGGGTCCAATATGGACTATTTGGTGACCCCAGAAAGGATAAGAAACCACACAATATCTCAATCTGACTTTGTCAATGGTATTGAATCAGAATTCAGAAGCATTATGTAATGATAAATTGGCCATGGGTCTGGTGCAATAGAAGGTAATAAGTAATGATATTGAAGTCCTCATGGAAGGTAATGGGTTGATAGATTTTGAAGGCCCACAAAGCCCATaaccacactctctctctctctctctctctctctctagctatCTAGGACATTCAAAACTATTAAGAATATAATTATTTAGTCCAAACACATTAAGGATTGCTATTCAACAACTAACGTATGGGTCCCCCATGCATTACTACTGGTGGCCTCCCATAATCAGGGTAGGATTCATAATATCCTACTGTGCAACAATGAGGATCATCTATTCTACCTGGGCTTACATTCTCAGGATCGATGAAGTACTGAGAACTGTTGACAACTTGGACATCCTTTAGGTAGGCTGTTTTATGGCTTTCCTTAGCTTCAAAATGACCACTTCCCATTTGAGGTAATGCCCTATTGGGATGGCAGAAGACTTCTCCCCATGATACAAAAGAAGCAGTGTCACCTAAACTTGTGAATATAGACTTTGGCCAATATCCTATTGGCACAAATTTATTAGTTTCAAGAAAACTCAACCACCAGTGCCAAGTTTTACCACCCAATTAATtgggtgttaaaaaaaaaaaaaaccacattaATTGGGTTATGTTTTTTCAAGAGGCTGATAATATTTGaaggacaaagtttttcttcaccggCCAGAAACGTGTAAATCTTATTGAGAACAAAGTTTTTTGTCGAAGATCAGTCATTGTGTCGAAGACGCAAGGAGAGTGCAATGACCACCCATCCCCCTCCTGAGGTCTGGGCGTAGGCATAGGGGACTATTGGACAAAAAAACACTTGCCCTTCATTTTGTACAGTCACTCAGATAGAGAAAATCTGTTCACTCATGGGTCCTAGTAGTCGTATGAGAATCTTGAAACAATTGTGAGAATAATTCAGACATGGGCAAGTCATTTTGACATCCCAGTGGGGGATTCTCTTCACTTACAACGAAAGAATACTTTAGCCTTTTTTTGGGTACCAGTCTACATGCACAAAAAGTGACGAACTAAGAAATTAAGTGTTTCtaccatccaaaaaaaaaaaaaaaNNNNNNNNNNNNNNNNNNNNNNNNNNNNNNNNNNNNNNNNNNNNNNNNNNNNNNNaaaaaaaaaaaaccaaaattgtaGCTGTCTtttttacccccaaaaaaaatatcgtAACTCTatgaccactaggtcacaatggagcaactttACCATTAAAAAATATCCACgcataataaaataagaaatggaTTTTAACTTAAATGCCATGATTACTATGTAAACTGTACTACATCCAAAAATGTTCTCAAGAACTGCCCAATAATCTCACGAAATGACTAATAGCCTGGAGTATCCACCATAAAATTTCCATAGTTTTTCCCCAAAATAGAAGAGAGGCGAGAAGAAACTACAATAACCAAACATTCTTGATGACTGGATAAAAAAGAAACTAcaacctccttcctcttctcccacCCTTTCTTTGGGTGCTGTCCGTCGGAATTGGAGTCACATCCTCTGAGACACAGACCATGAGTCAGATCATATTTCATAATCCAAAAACACattataattgaaaataaaggtCCTAATATAAAGCACTAGAAATCAATTAACTAGTCAACAAATTATTTCACAGAATCATTTTTTTAGTGAAGTATCCAACCATCTTATTGCAATTCATAGAGCAAGACAGAAGCGATGAGGAACATAGCACATAAAGCATGCATACAATGTTCACAGCTATCatacaaaaaaattaaactaatgaGTAATGATATTATTCTCCAGGGCATTATAAAATAAACCAAGTAAAATCATTCAGTAGCATACTTGTCATGGTGACAAGGTGAGATGAGGCGAGGCAAGGCTGACCAACCATTTTGGTGCCTTGGCGAATAAGCATTGCCATCTTGCAAAAGACACCTATTTGGAACGTAACATATAACAAACAGACAATGTTCATAGCTACATATACTGATATACTATAATAAACTAACGAGTAATGCCattattcaattttgaaattaactAGGTAAAATCAGTCACTAGCATAGTAAAATCTTTTTGGTCAACTAATTGATGCCTTGGCGAATAGGCATCACAATCATGCACAAGGCACCTATTTGGACTATAcattatatatagttatcatttACTTCATCCTAAAATGATTTCACTTGGTTGGTTTTTTGCTAGAATTCGCAGTTTTGCCATTACAAATCATAACAAACAATAGCAAGCATTTACAATTACAAACTTATTTATCATAAAAATATTCTTTGATATCACTAATTTCATAGAAAATTAGGACATAATTGAAATATTTCTCAAGAACCTCTTATTGCTTTAGCTATTTAAAAAACCATATACTTGAATCAATGAACCATAGAATTgactacaaaaaaataaagttcttACCAATTCAACAAATTCTCATTCTACACCGAGCTAGAGTCTTAAAAGCAGATTGGGCACCTGGACCAAGtgtctttattttgtttctccctGTTCCACGGAGTTTAATATTCAGTGCAATCATTCCAAGCTCTTATAAAGttcatagttttaaaaaataataatcaacgAAGCCATTGATACACATTATTAATATACTTCCACCAGTTTAACTGAGCATGCGACTGTATCAGTAGCCAgattaataattattttatgaattatgtttctttataAAGATCTAAATCAAACAATATACACAATTGTTGTTCAATGTTTAATTAATTCCATACCAATGGAACCACAATCTAAATCGTAATATTATTTTTCAAGTTAGATACAATTTTATTCATAACATAATAACACACCGAAATAGCATTCTTTATCCACATCCTACCATAACTTGTATTTGGATAAAATCTAATTTgtaaattcaaatcaaatctaaatttaaaaaaaaaatgtcacatGGCCTTggattatttaaaattttttttttttttgtaacgcCCTAGCCCCATTAACATGGCACTATGctttttaaagccttaaggcccATAGGTCAaataggacaatattgtgcaaaatTAATGGGTCAATGTGttacaattggtatcagagcagattGTGACTGTTGTATTACATCCCAATGAATTCCAACCAAACATTCTTAATGGCTAGATAAAGAGAATTACAGTATCCATTATCTTCTCCCATCCTTTCTTTGGGTGTCATCGGTTGAAATTTGGGTGAGATCCTCTGAAACACAGAACAACAGTGAGAAAACCACATTTCATGGCCCAGATACACATTATAATTGAACAAATATGTCCAATCAATCATTAATACTCAATTATTCAGTCAACAAATTATCCCACATAATCAAATTTTTTACGAAGTATCCAACCATTTAATTGTAATTCACACagcaagagaaaaataataatgaacaaAGCATATAACATTCGACCAATTTTCATTCCACATCGAGCTAGAGTCCTAAGAGAAGATTTGACACCTGGACCAAATGTCTTTGTCTTGTTTCCACTAATCCCATGGAGTTTAATATTTAGTGCAGTCATTCCAAATTCATACAAATTTCATagctttaaaaaataataatcaacgAAGCTACTGATAATAATGTGTTTCCACCAATTTAATTGGGCATGCGACTGTATCAATAGTCGgattaataattattttctgAATTAGGTTCCCTTATAAATATCTAAATCAAACAATATACACAATTGTTGTTCAGTGTTTAATTAATTCCGTACCAATGGAACCACAATCCAAATCGTAATATTATTTTTCAAGTTGGATACTATTTTATGCATAATATAATAACACactgaaaaaaaattctttatctATATCCTGCCATAACTTGTATttggataaaatataatttacaaattcaaatcaaatccaaatttaaaaaaaaaagtcaaatgaCCTTTGGATTATTTAAAaaactttgtttatttttgtaacGTCCCACCCCATTAACATGGCACTacatgttttaaagccttgaggcccatgggccatataggataatattgtgcaaaACTAATGGGTCAATGTGctacaattggtatcaaagcatatTGTGACTGTTGTATTACATCCCAGTGGATTCCAATCAAACATCCTTAATGGCTAGATAAAGAGAATTACAGTATCCTTTTATTCTCTCACATTTTCTTCGGGTGCCATCAGTTAAAATTTGGGTGACATCATCTGAagtgagaaaatcacatttcaTGACCCAGATACACATTATAATTGATCAAATATGTCCAATCAATCATTAATACTCAATTGATCAGTTAACAAATTATCCCACATAATCAAATTTTTTGTGAAGTATCCAGCCATTTAATTGTAATTCACACaacaagagaaaaataataatgaacaaAGCATATACCATTCGACCAATTCTCATTCCTCAGCGAGCTAGAGTCCTAAGAGCAGATTGGGCACTTGAACCAAAtgtctttgttttatttctacCAGTTCCAGAAGTTTAATATTTAGTGCAGTCATTCCAAGTTCATACAAatttcatagttttaaaaaataataatcaacgAAGCTACTGAATAATGTGTTTCCACTAATTTGACTGGGCATGCGACTGTATCAATAGTTGgattaataattattttctaaattaGGTCCCCTTATAAAGATCTAAATCAAACAATATACACAATTGTTGTTCAGTGTTTAATTAATTCCATACCAATGGAACCACAATCCAAATCGTAATATTATCTTTCAAGTTGGATACTATTTTATGCATAATATAATAACACactgaaaaaaaattctttatctATATCCTGCCATAACTTGTATTTGGATAAAATTCAACTTgtaaattcaaatcaaatctaaatttttcaaaaaagaaaaaatgtcatAGGGTCTTTGgattatttcaaaaattttgttTACTTTTGTAGCACCCCTTCTCTagtaacatggcacaacgcgttttaaagccttgaggtccATGGGCTAaataggacaatattgtgcaagattAATAAGCCAGGGTACtacaattggtatcaaaacAAATTGTGACTATTGTATTACATCCCAATGGATTTTAACCAAACATTCTTGATGGCTAGATAAAGAGTATTAtgctaccaaaaaaaac is a window from the Macadamia integrifolia cultivar HAES 741 chromosome 5, SCU_Mint_v3, whole genome shotgun sequence genome containing:
- the LOC122080091 gene encoding cyclin-SDS-like isoform X1, with translation MKRTETSILQQRKKRKIGAVEYKKKLRSKIPRRKRLQISPVVGGSVNLLFSDNKPGFSVFAEASSSSSCFPDELSCTASWISVGNEKLKKKPRSSSRKRKFEDTGRSEVVFEVDDQSFRQLEKIPDEECRRITRSYYRQRENENAAENKRVEEVRVELSESSCLESFCGVETRFLSETDEFPARNLKLKSGSGNGVSKAVEGKGNAASGAISLSESSCVQTSTPQEKLRSFCKIVEFSEKSRTERDNGTGNSLAVGQNESISEISCIEWLIESRNQNLYPTADDSCIKTTKEENEGQVYEFSEVSRNQVETNLAVSNSESTAEKKQKESDCDVELACLEKLSYEADSYSSTSQEMTISTLESELFPTISDGEFSDNSPWLRAESPSDFSDRSFGNSITSPCFSLFLQFSQQFSKSSSRPNGQASSTVEDENPNEFTLMKFEDEEYEESYRNFRNRERRQNFLHDYTVDYYSVTEYGELVLQQRLVMVNWIVEQSNAKELQSETMFLGVSLLDRFLSEGFFKQKRNLQVLGISCLTLATRIEENQPLNCVRQKVFHVGSVVYSSCEVVAMEWLVQEVLNFQCFLPTTYNFLWFYLKAAKADAEVEKRAKHLAMLSMLDHRHLCYWPSTVAAGLVILASLASNQDSSCQWVMETHVRTKKDDLPECIKSLEWLVNCV
- the LOC122080091 gene encoding cyclin-SDS isoform X2 — encoded protein: MKRTETSILQQRKKRKIGAVEYKKKLRSKIPRRKRLQISPVVGGSVNLLFSDNKPGFSVFAEASSSSSCFPDELSCTASWISVGNEKLKKKPRSSSRKRKFEDTGRSEVVFEVDDQSFRQLEKIPDEECRRITRSYYRQRENENAAENKRVEEVRVELSESSCLESFCGVETRFLSETDEFPARNLKLKSGSGNGVSKAVEGKGNAASGAISLSESSCVQTSTPQEKLRSFCKIVEFSEKSRTERDNGTGNSLAVGQNESISEISCIEWLIESRNQNLYPTADDSCIKTTKEENEGQVYEFSEVSRNQVETNLAVSNSESTAEKKQKESDCDVELACLEKLSYEADSYSSTSQEMTISTLESELFPTISDGEFSDNSPWLRAESPSDFSDRSFGNSITSPCFSLFLQFSQQFSKSSSRPNGQASSTVEDENPNEFTLMKFEDEEYEESYRNFRNRERRQNFLHDYTVDYYSVTEYGELVLQQRLVMVNWIVERSTKGFPCGERCVQQLRSGGYGMAGARGPKLPMFLAHYVQLLMVLPEGSQS